A region from the Flavobacterium enshiense genome encodes:
- a CDS encoding DUF721 domain-containing protein, which yields MAKRFSEENSIGDVLKLFIQENKLQAGMDKIDVRDAWKNLMGNGVNNYTTEILLKNSTLYVALSSAVLREELSYGKQKIIKMINEELRKEVVRELVFR from the coding sequence ATGGCAAAGCGTTTTAGTGAAGAGAACTCAATAGGAGACGTATTAAAGCTTTTTATTCAGGAGAATAAATTGCAGGCCGGAATGGATAAAATTGACGTAAGGGACGCCTGGAAAAATCTTATGGGCAACGGGGTAAATAATTATACCACCGAAATTCTTTTAAAAAACAGTACACTTTATGTGGCTCTTTCTTCCGCTGTTTTGAGGGAAGAATTGAGCTATGGTAAGCAAAAAATCATCAAAATGATCAATGAAGAGCTTCGAAAAGAGGTTGTTAGAGAGTTGGTTTTTAGGTAA
- the ftsY gene encoding signal recognition particle-docking protein FtsY yields the protein MNFFKKIFSSEKKETLDKGLEKSKTSFFSKLTKAVAGKSKVDDEVLDNLEEILVASDVGVNTTLKIIERIEERVSKDKYLGTDELNGILREEIAGLLSETNSGEASEFEIPADKKPYVIMVVGVNGVGKTTTIGKLAYQFKKAGHSVVLGAADTFRAAAIDQLQIWADRVGVPIVRQQMGSDPASVAFDTLQSAVAQNADVVIIDTAGRLHNKVGLMAELTKVKRVMQKVVEDAPHDVLLVLDGSTGQNAFEQAKQFTAATEVSCLAVTKLDGTAKGGVVIGISDQFQVPVKYIGVGEGIEDLQVFNKYEFVDSFFK from the coding sequence ATGAATTTTTTTAAAAAAATATTTTCATCCGAAAAGAAAGAAACATTAGACAAAGGCCTTGAAAAGTCCAAAACTTCTTTTTTCTCCAAACTGACCAAAGCCGTTGCGGGAAAATCGAAAGTAGACGATGAGGTATTGGATAACCTGGAAGAAATTCTGGTCGCTTCAGACGTAGGGGTAAACACGACCCTGAAAATCATTGAGCGCATCGAAGAACGCGTTTCCAAAGATAAGTATTTAGGTACCGATGAGCTAAACGGAATTCTTCGCGAGGAGATTGCCGGATTGTTGTCAGAAACGAATTCCGGTGAAGCTTCCGAGTTTGAAATTCCAGCCGATAAAAAGCCTTATGTTATTATGGTGGTTGGTGTAAACGGTGTTGGTAAAACTACAACCATTGGAAAATTAGCATACCAATTCAAAAAAGCCGGACACAGCGTAGTGCTTGGTGCTGCCGATACCTTCCGTGCCGCTGCCATTGACCAGCTGCAAATTTGGGCTGACAGGGTGGGTGTACCTATCGTTCGTCAGCAAATGGGAAGTGATCCTGCTTCTGTAGCTTTTGATACATTGCAATCCGCTGTAGCACAAAATGCTGATGTGGTAATCATTGATACAGCCGGTCGTCTGCACAATAAAGTAGGATTGATGGCGGAGTTAACCAAAGTAAAACGCGTAATGCAAAAAGTGGTAGAAGATGCACCTCATGATGTTTTATTGGTTTTGGACGGGTCTACAGGACAAAACGCCTTCGAACAGGCAAAACAGTTTACCGCGGCAACGGAAGTAAGCTGTTTGGCAGTTACAAAATTAGACGGTACGGCTAAAGGTGGAGTAGTTATCGGAATCTCCGATCAGTTTCAGGTTCCTGTAAAATATATCGGAGTAGGAGAAGGAATTGAGGATTTGCAGGTATTCAATAAATACGAATTTGTAGATTCTTTCTTTAAATAA
- a CDS encoding TonB-dependent receptor translates to MKSPIQFLLAIIFFTLQLNAQNNGTIKGEVITSKNLPLEKVTITTKNGDFSGMTNAEGNFSISNVKPGKYTLIFSHVGFISANAQVSVKAGGISVVPQIVLVEASNTLSEVIVSGSVINRTLANGKAGIKTIDLPQSVQVINRKMLEQQQVTRLSDVIKNVNGVYVGSARGGAQESLWSRGYDMTANNMFKNGFRYNGGSMPEVASLEQVEALMGSSALLFGNVAPGGILNMVTKTPNFTRGGSVSFQAGSYAYYKPTVDFYGPLNSTIAYRFIGSYENAESFRDVVTRERFYVNPSVLFKAGKRTYFLLQSDYLRDNWTPDFGTGAIGREVVDLPRNTYLGARWSNGLTTQASFTGQISHKFHKNWKFSSNTSFQDYGRSSEGTERIQPAADGTLNRPLGKNKNLESIAGQQFNLQGTFNSGSVRHQLSTGVDTDYSFTQGYTYVYSPANYDTVNIYDPSTYETDHGIPEATNTKIVKTEANRVGVYAQDLVSFTEKIKLLAGIRWSWQQSEATTYNYKANEYAPEDDPNPKTDPKRIDAAFSPKVGLVYQPVKNTSIFASYANSFTPNTGVDIYNQPLEASIIDQFETGVKKDFWNGILTANLTLYQIVNNNLAQTAEFKADGTNNTDPNVKALSGQTTSKGIEVGATVRPIEGMDIVAGYSYNDMRYTKTSGLTGSYIEGDRLVRTPANTANMSFFYTIPDGKFRGLSVGTIANYIGERIAGWNNTNGQTIPDRTIPLDGYTTIDVSAGYKWRQFSILCRLSNITNELNYTVHENYSVNPIAPRQVMTTLKYQF, encoded by the coding sequence ATGAAAAGCCCTATTCAATTTTTGTTAGCGATTATATTTTTCACCTTACAACTTAATGCTCAAAACAACGGAACGATAAAAGGTGAAGTCATTACTTCTAAAAATTTACCGCTTGAGAAGGTTACAATTACGACTAAAAATGGAGATTTTAGTGGGATGACGAATGCCGAAGGTAATTTCAGTATCTCAAATGTAAAACCCGGAAAATACACATTGATCTTTTCTCATGTCGGATTTATATCTGCAAACGCTCAGGTTAGTGTAAAAGCAGGAGGAATTTCAGTAGTGCCCCAAATCGTTTTAGTTGAAGCTTCGAATACCCTATCGGAAGTAATCGTATCGGGAAGCGTCATTAATAGGACGCTGGCTAACGGTAAAGCAGGTATCAAAACCATCGACCTGCCGCAAAGTGTTCAGGTCATCAACCGAAAAATGCTGGAACAACAGCAAGTTACAAGACTAAGTGATGTCATCAAAAATGTAAATGGTGTTTATGTTGGTTCGGCGCGCGGAGGTGCTCAGGAATCTCTGTGGTCCAGAGGATATGACATGACGGCGAATAATATGTTTAAAAACGGTTTTCGTTACAACGGAGGATCGATGCCAGAGGTAGCTTCTCTGGAACAGGTGGAAGCCTTAATGGGGAGTTCCGCTCTGTTATTCGGAAATGTTGCACCTGGGGGAATCCTTAATATGGTAACTAAAACCCCTAATTTCACCAGAGGCGGATCGGTTTCATTTCAGGCGGGAAGCTACGCATATTACAAACCGACGGTTGATTTTTACGGCCCCTTAAATTCAACAATTGCTTACCGATTTATTGGTTCTTATGAAAATGCCGAAAGTTTCAGGGATGTTGTTACTAGAGAGCGTTTCTATGTAAATCCGTCGGTGCTTTTTAAAGCCGGAAAGAGAACGTACTTTTTATTACAGAGTGATTATCTGCGGGATAATTGGACTCCTGATTTTGGAACGGGAGCCATTGGCAGAGAAGTAGTCGATTTACCACGTAACACTTATTTGGGAGCAAGATGGTCCAATGGTTTAACTACGCAGGCTTCTTTCACAGGGCAAATCAGCCATAAATTTCATAAGAATTGGAAATTCAGTTCCAACACTTCGTTTCAGGATTACGGAAGATCGTCAGAAGGAACAGAACGTATTCAGCCGGCTGCTGACGGTACTCTGAACCGTCCACTGGGAAAAAATAAAAATTTAGAAAGCATAGCGGGTCAGCAATTCAATTTGCAGGGAACTTTTAACTCGGGTTCCGTAAGGCATCAATTGTCGACCGGTGTTGATACGGACTATTCCTTCACTCAGGGCTATACCTATGTTTACAGCCCGGCCAACTACGATACGGTAAATATTTATGATCCGTCAACCTATGAAACCGATCACGGAATTCCTGAGGCTACGAATACTAAAATTGTGAAGACAGAGGCTAATCGCGTTGGGGTTTATGCACAGGATTTAGTTTCTTTTACCGAAAAAATTAAGTTATTGGCAGGTATTCGATGGTCTTGGCAGCAGTCGGAGGCAACCACCTATAATTATAAAGCGAATGAATATGCGCCTGAGGACGATCCAAATCCCAAAACAGATCCAAAACGCATTGACGCCGCTTTTTCGCCAAAAGTAGGTTTGGTATACCAGCCGGTTAAAAACACTTCGATTTTTGCCAGCTATGCCAATTCATTTACACCAAATACTGGGGTTGATATTTACAATCAGCCGCTGGAGGCATCCATTATTGATCAATTTGAAACAGGCGTTAAAAAAGATTTCTGGAATGGTATTTTAACAGCTAATTTGACCTTGTATCAGATTGTGAATAATAATTTGGCACAGACCGCTGAATTCAAGGCAGATGGGACAAATAACACCGATCCGAACGTTAAAGCGCTGTCCGGACAAACCACAAGCAAAGGAATTGAAGTGGGGGCGACTGTTAGACCAATCGAAGGTATGGACATTGTTGCAGGTTACAGTTATAATGATATGCGCTATACCAAAACAAGCGGCTTAACTGGAAGTTATATTGAAGGGGACCGTTTGGTGAGAACTCCTGCGAATACGGCTAATATGAGCTTTTTCTACACTATTCCTGATGGGAAATTCAGAGGACTTTCAGTAGGAACTATAGCTAATTACATAGGAGAAAGAATCGCCGGTTGGAATAACACTAACGGACAGACAATTCCCGACAGGACCATTCCGCTTGACGGTTATACTACGATTGATGTTTCTGCAGGTTACAAATGGAGACAATTTTCCATCCTATGCAGGCTATCCAATATCACAAATGAGCTGAATTACACTGTTCATGAGAATTATAGTGTGAACCCGATAGCGCCGCGTCAGGTGATGACAACATTAAAATATCAATTTTAA
- a CDS encoding PepSY-associated TM helix domain-containing protein, whose product MKKQKNIRAIHRDLGYFYLGLIISFAASGVLMNHRDSWHPEKYTIETKAIQTKLLPEDQITEKYAENLAKEMGVDDKFRRSNVKKGMLKISFENTDVEIDIESGKGEIVSFKKTPLISQAMKLHKNTSNWWIYYSDIFGLSLITIAVTGALMISAGKHTFKRRGWKLALAGIVFPILFLLLLA is encoded by the coding sequence ATGAAGAAGCAAAAAAACATCAGGGCTATCCACCGCGATTTGGGGTATTTTTATTTAGGGCTGATAATTTCATTTGCTGCATCTGGGGTTTTGATGAACCACAGAGACAGTTGGCATCCTGAAAAATATACAATTGAAACTAAAGCAATTCAAACCAAATTACTGCCGGAAGATCAGATTACCGAAAAATATGCCGAGAATCTGGCGAAGGAAATGGGAGTCGACGATAAATTCAGAAGATCAAACGTAAAAAAGGGAATGCTGAAGATTTCTTTCGAGAATACCGATGTGGAAATCGACATCGAATCCGGAAAAGGGGAAATCGTTTCATTTAAAAAGACACCACTAATAAGTCAGGCCATGAAGTTGCATAAAAATACATCGAATTGGTGGATTTATTATTCGGATATTTTCGGGCTGTCTTTAATTACTATCGCGGTTACAGGGGCTTTAATGATTTCTGCCGGGAAGCATACTTTTAAGCGCAGAGGGTGGAAGTTAGCACTTGCGGGAATTGTATTTCCGATATTGTTCCTTTTGCTGTTAGCTTAA
- the bshC gene encoding bacillithiol biosynthesis cysteine-adding enzyme BshC, which translates to MPTDPISYQNSGYFSKLIVDYLNQEPEVQSLYHRFPTLENFRLQAEEKTNHFSEENRNILVNALEKQYSGFEISQATKANIALLKDNKTLTITTGHQLNLFTGPLYFLYKIVSTINLAKQLKTAYPEFNFVPVYWMATEDHDFEEINYFQFKDKKIQWNRESQGPVGRFSTEGLENVFEAFSKELGIGDNAAYLRDLFKKAYLDHSNLTDATHYLANELFKEHGLVIIDGDDAALKKLFVPYVKQELIEQTSFTKVSETIKEFKNYTVQVNPREINLFYIDDNLRERILFEEGIYKINNTNLTFSESELLAELENNPEKFSPNVILRPLYQEVILPNICYIGGGGEIAYWMELKSTFEANEVLFPILLLRNSVLLTTEKQAAKADKLNMKWSDLFSKQHDLLNRKTAEFSNFNLDFSGQKVILKQQFEKLTDIASQTDKSFLGAVKAQETKQLKGLDSLEKRLLKAEKRKHSEELLRISTLQNELFPNQSLQERKANFSEFYLENGSGLIARLIENLHPLSNTFQVITL; encoded by the coding sequence ATGCCGACCGACCCCATCAGTTATCAGAATTCAGGATATTTTTCAAAACTTATCGTCGATTATTTGAATCAGGAACCTGAAGTACAGTCGTTGTACCATCGTTTCCCTACGCTGGAAAACTTCAGACTTCAGGCGGAAGAAAAAACAAACCATTTCTCAGAAGAAAACCGAAATATACTGGTAAATGCATTAGAAAAACAGTATTCCGGTTTTGAGATTTCACAGGCAACTAAAGCAAATATTGCATTATTGAAGGATAATAAAACGCTTACCATAACCACAGGGCATCAGCTAAACCTGTTCACCGGTCCGCTTTATTTTCTTTATAAGATTGTTTCGACCATTAATCTGGCAAAACAATTAAAAACCGCTTATCCCGAATTCAATTTTGTGCCAGTTTACTGGATGGCTACCGAGGATCACGATTTCGAAGAAATCAACTACTTTCAGTTTAAAGACAAAAAAATTCAATGGAACCGTGAAAGTCAGGGACCTGTCGGAAGGTTTTCCACTGAAGGATTAGAAAATGTTTTTGAAGCCTTTTCAAAAGAATTAGGCATCGGAGACAATGCAGCGTATTTAAGGGACTTATTCAAAAAAGCGTATCTGGATCATTCCAACTTAACCGATGCTACACACTATCTTGCCAATGAACTTTTTAAGGAGCATGGCTTGGTAATTATCGACGGAGATGATGCCGCTTTAAAAAAACTATTCGTTCCTTATGTTAAACAGGAGCTGATTGAACAAACTTCATTCACGAAAGTTTCCGAAACAATTAAAGAGTTCAAAAACTATACAGTTCAGGTAAACCCGAGAGAAATAAACCTTTTCTACATTGACGACAATTTAAGGGAGCGCATTCTTTTTGAAGAGGGCATCTACAAAATCAATAACACAAATCTAACTTTTTCAGAAAGCGAACTGCTTGCCGAACTTGAAAACAACCCTGAAAAGTTCAGCCCCAATGTAATTTTACGTCCTCTATACCAGGAAGTGATTCTGCCTAACATCTGTTACATTGGCGGTGGCGGGGAAATAGCGTACTGGATGGAACTGAAATCCACGTTTGAAGCTAATGAAGTTCTGTTTCCGATACTCTTATTGCGAAATTCGGTTTTACTGACCACGGAAAAACAGGCTGCTAAAGCCGATAAATTAAACATGAAATGGAGCGATTTGTTCTCAAAGCAGCATGATTTGCTTAACCGAAAAACCGCTGAGTTCTCTAATTTCAATTTGGATTTTTCAGGGCAGAAAGTAATTTTAAAGCAACAGTTTGAAAAACTAACTGATATTGCATCCCAAACGGATAAATCGTTTTTAGGAGCCGTAAAAGCGCAGGAAACGAAGCAGTTAAAAGGGCTAGACAGTTTAGAGAAAAGATTACTAAAGGCTGAAAAAAGAAAGCACAGCGAAGAATTACTGCGAATTTCAACCCTGCAAAACGAACTTTTCCCGAATCAAAGTTTACAAGAGCGAAAAGCCAATTTCTCAGAATTTTATCTTGAAAACGGATCAGGTCTCATCGCACGACTTATTGAAAACCTGCATCCGCTTTCAAACACATTCCAGGTAATCACCCTATAA
- a CDS encoding T9SS type B sorting domain-containing protein produces MEKFLIYILILLYTSNTYSQCFDCNKNYGGWTDDHISDIKQTNDGVSILVGGGSYYPRIIKHDFNCNVLSQKIFTSNNLTLKKHVYDNSGNTYLLIHYGSLLTTTSPGPFYENGIVYYRGLNLLKFDAGGNFIWIKHVGDNIGRTLADVYYSKNQIYVVGTFYQNISINGQISFNFPYTDHPRAFVAKFLENGNLIAANYFGNGYDDFTNSAMDSNENIYLARYNRTNFIAHSDIDKINNNLQRVWTKEISNSNNANSIYIPTHLFYSTLNNKLYLWGAFNSRVNVLGNIFNSSVFQSLLSEFNSDNGALLRIKRFDNNSGAAIPSVLGSSSGNNAYIAEKNNELYILSSFRSTMNFPNSSVTSTTRAEDLILFKIDLANFEPEYLLKSYGVQNLNHNVNNFAGPILFKNDDLYITSIFQSKPISLNNSTINNNSGNNNSDVLFYKYNTDENLNNEILVTNTCLNNSTEFEMTGTFDNITWNFGDNSSNNNTSTSNTASHLFSSPGNYHISATITCGTSNITIAKDIVISPLPVAFPVPTQNKCESISGSGISTDFNTSNFQSVIIGNQQNVIVNYYSSDGNPLPNPLPNPYTNQNIGGDSILAKVFYPSNPNCYAETTIQLNVSTKPTIPITTNNPVFCLEQNATLNNITITGQNIKWYDAPTGGNLLASITPLQNGVTYYASQTVNSCESARVPVTVTIQNTQAPTGNIAQSFCSSQNATLNDITVSGSNLIWYNSATGTNVLPGTTLLASNTTYYATQTVNGCESLTRLAVTVILINTLSANNYAETLCDDLNNGSETVNLSNYNSDLIATTNGNTFTYYHSQNGAENQINSEAITNFANYNLSVGNNVIFVRIDSNNGCHQVVELNLTLVSKPVIPITDIMPICEGSSITVNAGNGFDSYLWSTAETTPSITISNPGNYSVSVSENHGSLTCTSVKNFTVVNSNAATIAEIITSDWTNNQNTITVLLTGNSAGDYVYSLDGTHYQSSNTFTGLQSGEYIVYVKDKNGCGIKSEDFYLLMYPKFFTPNGDGYNDYWKIVLSEKEPNMKIMIFDRFGKLMKELGADSQGWDGTFSGSPVPSSDYWFVVERQNGKEYRGHFSLKR; encoded by the coding sequence ATGGAGAAATTTTTGATTTATATTCTAATTTTATTGTATACCTCAAACACATATTCTCAATGTTTTGATTGTAATAAAAATTATGGTGGATGGACTGATGACCATATATCTGATATAAAGCAAACAAATGATGGGGTTTCTATCTTAGTTGGCGGAGGATCTTATTACCCAAGAATAATTAAACATGATTTTAACTGCAATGTCCTGTCGCAAAAAATATTCACAAGCAACAATTTAACCCTTAAAAAACATGTTTATGACAATTCAGGCAATACTTATCTGTTAATTCATTATGGTTCTCTATTAACAACTACATCACCCGGGCCATTTTATGAGAATGGAATTGTTTATTATAGAGGATTAAACCTCTTAAAATTTGATGCCGGCGGAAATTTTATTTGGATTAAACATGTTGGCGATAATATAGGTCGTACTCTAGCAGATGTCTATTATTCAAAAAATCAAATATATGTGGTAGGCACTTTTTATCAGAATATAAGCATTAATGGTCAGATTTCATTTAATTTTCCATACACAGACCATCCAAGAGCTTTTGTTGCAAAATTTCTCGAAAATGGCAATCTGATAGCTGCTAATTATTTTGGAAATGGATATGATGATTTCACAAATTCAGCAATGGATTCAAATGAAAATATTTATTTAGCTAGATACAACAGAACTAATTTCATTGCACATTCTGATATTGATAAAATAAATAATAACCTACAGCGGGTTTGGACTAAGGAAATCTCAAACAGTAATAATGCGAATTCTATCTACATCCCAACGCACTTATTTTACAGCACATTAAATAATAAATTATATCTATGGGGAGCCTTTAATTCAAGAGTAAATGTATTAGGAAATATTTTTAACAGCTCTGTTTTCCAAAGTCTTTTAAGCGAATTCAATTCAGACAACGGTGCATTATTAAGAATTAAAAGATTTGACAATAACTCAGGCGCTGCTATACCAAGCGTACTTGGCAGCTCATCGGGAAACAACGCTTATATTGCTGAAAAAAATAACGAACTATATATCCTATCAAGTTTTCGAAGTACAATGAATTTTCCCAATTCATCTGTAACAAGTACTACTCGTGCTGAGGATTTGATTCTTTTTAAAATCGACCTAGCGAATTTTGAACCCGAATATTTATTAAAATCATATGGTGTTCAAAATTTAAATCATAATGTAAATAACTTTGCCGGACCAATATTATTTAAAAATGATGATCTGTACATCACGTCTATATTCCAAAGCAAACCTATTTCATTAAATAACAGTACAATTAACAACAATAGTGGCAATAATAATTCAGATGTTCTATTTTACAAGTATAATACTGATGAAAATTTGAATAATGAAATACTAGTAACAAACACTTGCTTGAATAATAGTACGGAATTTGAAATGACTGGAACATTTGATAATATCACTTGGAATTTTGGTGACAATTCATCAAACAACAACACATCGACCAGCAATACTGCCTCACATTTATTCAGTAGTCCTGGAAATTATCATATATCTGCTACAATTACTTGCGGAACTTCCAACATTACAATTGCAAAAGATATTGTAATTTCACCATTACCGGTAGCATTTCCCGTTCCTACACAAAACAAATGTGAAAGCATATCTGGTTCAGGAATTTCAACAGATTTTAATACTTCCAATTTTCAATCAGTTATAATTGGTAATCAACAAAATGTTATTGTTAATTATTATTCTTCTGATGGCAATCCTTTACCTAATCCTTTGCCTAATCCTTATACAAATCAAAACATTGGTGGCGACAGTATCTTGGCTAAAGTATTTTATCCAAGCAATCCTAACTGTTATGCAGAAACAACAATACAACTTAATGTATCGACGAAACCTACAATTCCAATAACAACCAATAACCCAGTATTTTGTTTAGAACAAAATGCAACTTTAAACAATATAACCATTACCGGTCAAAACATCAAATGGTATGATGCACCAACCGGAGGAAATTTATTGGCAAGCATCACCCCTTTGCAAAATGGGGTAACCTATTATGCTTCCCAAACGGTTAACAGTTGTGAAAGCGCAAGAGTTCCTGTAACTGTCACTATTCAAAATACGCAGGCTCCAACAGGGAATATAGCTCAGAGTTTCTGCAGTTCCCAAAATGCGACTTTGAATGACATTACTGTTTCGGGAAGTAACCTTATCTGGTATAACAGTGCCACGGGAACAAATGTTTTACCTGGGACAACTTTGCTTGCAAGTAACACAACCTATTATGCCACCCAAACGGTAAACGGTTGTGAAAGCCTTACCCGATTGGCAGTAACGGTTATACTAATCAATACATTAAGCGCCAACAACTATGCTGAAACACTTTGCGATGATTTAAATAACGGAAGCGAAACCGTAAATCTTTCCAATTACAATTCCGATTTAATAGCAACGACAAACGGCAACACATTTACGTACTATCATTCTCAAAATGGTGCCGAAAACCAAATCAATTCTGAGGCAATTACCAATTTTGCTAATTACAATCTGTCTGTCGGAAACAATGTGATTTTTGTCCGAATTGATTCCAATAACGGCTGCCATCAGGTAGTGGAATTAAATCTTACTTTAGTCAGTAAGCCCGTTATCCCGATTACCGATATCATGCCGATTTGCGAAGGCAGTTCCATAACCGTAAATGCCGGCAATGGTTTCGACAGTTATCTATGGTCGACTGCGGAAACCACGCCTTCCATCACGATTTCGAATCCTGGGAATTACTCGGTTTCGGTTTCTGAAAATCATGGATCGTTAACCTGTACCTCGGTTAAAAACTTTACGGTGGTGAATTCGAATGCCGCAACGATAGCCGAAATCATTACTTCGGATTGGACAAACAATCAAAATACAATCACGGTTTTACTCACCGGAAACAGCGCGGGTGATTATGTGTATTCACTTGACGGAACTCATTATCAATCAAGCAACACATTTACCGGATTACAAAGCGGGGAATATATCGTTTACGTTAAAGATAAAAATGGTTGTGGCATAAAATCGGAGGATTTTTATTTACTGATGTATCCGAAATTCTTCACTCCGAACGGAGACGGCTACAACGATTACTGGAAAATCGTATTATCGGAAAAAGAACCAAACATGAAAATCATGATTTTTGACCGATTCGGAAAACTGATGAAAGAGTTAGGAGCCGATTCACAAGGTTGGGATGGTACTTTTTCAGGAAGCCCGGTTCCGTCAAGTGATTATTGGTTTGTGGTGGAGCGACAAAATGGTAAAGAATACAGAGGGCATTTCAGTTTAAAGCGATAA
- a CDS encoding nucleoside-diphosphate kinase: MATNRTFTMIKPDAVEKGHIGGILNMITEGGFRIVSMKLTQLTVADAQKFYAVHSERPFYGELVEFMSRGPIVAAILEKDNAVEDFRTLIGATNPAEAAEGTIRKKYATSIGENAVHGSDSDDNAAIESDFHFAGREQF, encoded by the coding sequence ATGGCAACTAACAGAACATTTACAATGATTAAGCCTGATGCGGTTGAAAAAGGACACATCGGTGGAATTTTAAATATGATTACTGAAGGTGGTTTCAGAATCGTTTCTATGAAATTAACTCAGTTGACTGTAGCTGACGCTCAGAAATTTTATGCTGTACACAGCGAAAGACCTTTCTACGGAGAATTGGTTGAATTCATGAGCAGAGGTCCGATTGTTGCTGCGATCTTGGAAAAAGACAATGCTGTAGAAGATTTCAGAACTTTAATCGGAGCTACTAACCCTGCTGAAGCTGCAGAAGGTACTATCCGTAAAAAATATGCTACTTCTATCGGAGAGAATGCAGTTCACGGTTCAGACAGCGATGACAATGCTGCTATCGAATCTGATTTCCACTTTGCAGGAAGAGAGCAATTCTAA
- a CDS encoding lipocalin family protein, with protein sequence MKNFFIAVVAAVLLVGCKQDITEKDLAKINGYWEIEKAELPDGSKKEYKINSTIDFFEIKGKKGFRKKVMPQLDGKYMMNDLSETIVVDIADGDVIFNYTTPYAKWEETIVSITDEKLVVKNDQDIEYYYKRAKPFSVK encoded by the coding sequence ATGAAAAATTTTTTTATTGCTGTTGTTGCCGCTGTACTGCTGGTAGGTTGTAAACAAGATATAACCGAAAAAGATCTGGCCAAAATAAACGGGTATTGGGAAATTGAAAAAGCAGAATTGCCCGATGGCAGTAAGAAAGAATATAAGATTAATTCAACAATCGATTTTTTTGAAATTAAAGGAAAGAAAGGTTTCAGAAAAAAAGTAATGCCTCAGCTTGACGGGAAATACATGATGAATGACTTATCCGAAACCATTGTGGTAGACATTGCAGATGGTGATGTAATATTTAACTATACCACGCCTTATGCTAAATGGGAAGAAACAATCGTCTCAATTACAGATGAAAAACTGGTTGTAAAAAACGATCAGGATATAGAATACTATTACAAAAGAGCAAAACCTTTTTCGGTAAAATAA